The Oxyura jamaicensis isolate SHBP4307 breed ruddy duck chromosome 8, BPBGC_Ojam_1.0, whole genome shotgun sequence genome has a segment encoding these proteins:
- the SLC25A24 gene encoding calcium-binding mitochondrial carrier protein SCaMC-1, with protein sequence MLQLLRLALPAAACDGGREGESRYANLFKKLDLNEDGRVDIAELQTGLRAMGIPLGKEAEEKIFKAGDTNQDGQLDFEEFMQYLKDHEKKMKLAFKSLDKNNDGKIEASEVVQSLKILGINISEKQAEKILQSIDADGTMSVDWNEWRDHFMFNPATDIEEIIRYWKHSTVLDIGDSLTVPDEFTEEEKKTGQWWKQLLAGGVAGAVSRTGTAPLDRLKVMMQVHGSKSNKMNIASGFKQMLKEGGVRSLWRGNGVNVVKIAPETAIKFWAYEQYKKILTKDDGNLGTVERFVSGSLAGATAQTSIYPMEVLKTRLAVGKTGQYSGMFDCAKKILKREGLKAFYKGYIPNILGIIPYAGIDLAVYELLKTTWLEHYASSSANPGVFVLLGCGTVSSTCGQLASYPLALVRTRMQAQASVEGAPQLNMVGLFQRIIATEGIQGLYRGIAPNFMKVLPAVSISYVVYEKMKQNLGIA encoded by the exons ATGCTCCAGCTCCTGCGCCTGGCGCTGCCCGCGGCCGCCTGCGATGGGGGCCGGGAGGGCGAGTCGCGCTACGCCAACCTCTTCAAGAAGCTGGACCTCAACGAGGACGGCCGGGTGGACATCGCCGAACTGCAGACCGGCCTCCGCGCCATGGGCATCCCCCTGGGCAAGGAGGCGGAGGAG AAAATCTTTAAGGCTGGAGATACTAACCAGGATGGGCAGCTAGATTTTGAAGAATTTATGCAGTATCTTAAAGAtcatgagaagaaaatgaaactggcATTTAAGAGCCTGGACAAAAACAATGACG GAAAAATTGAAGCATCAGAAGTTGTGCAGTCTCTCAAGATACTGGgtataaacatttcagaaaaacaggcGGAAAAGATCCTGCAAAG TATTGATGCTGATGGGACAATGTCAGTAGACTGGAACGAGTGGAGAGATCATTTTATGTTTAACCCTGCTACAGACATTGAGGAAATAATTCGATATTGGAAACATTCCACT GTGCTGGATATTGGAGATAGTTTGACTGTTCCAGATGAGtttacagaggaagagaaaaagactgGACAGTGGTGGAAGCAGCTATTAGCAGGAGGAGTGGCTGGTGCTGTCTCTCGAACAGGTACAGCACCATTAGATCGCCTTAAAGTGATGATGCAG gttcatGGTTCAAAgtcaaacaaaatgaatatagCCAGTGGTTTTAAGCAAATGTTGAAAGAAGGTGGTGTCCGATCCCTCTGGAGGGGAAATGGTGTGAATGTTGTGAAAATAGCTCCCGAAACAGCTATTAAGTTCTGGGCTTATGAACAG TATAAGAAGATACTTACTAAGGATGATGGAAATCTAGGCACTGTTGAAAGATTTGTATCTGGTTCTTTGGCTGGGGCAACAGCACAAACTTCTATTTATCCCATGGAG gTTTTGAAGACCAGATTGGCTGTGGGTAAAACTGGGCAATATTCTGGGATGTTTGACTGTGCTAAGAAGATCTTGAAAAGAGAAGGTTTAAAGGCTTTCTACAAAGGCTATATTCCTAACATTTTGGGAATAATTCCTTATGCTGGCATTGACCTTGCTGTTTATGAG CTCTTAAAGACTACGTGGCTAGAACACTATGCATCAAGCTCTGCTAACCCAGGTGTTTTTGTATTGCTGGGATGTGGTACTGTTTCCAGTACATGTGGGCAGCTAGCCAGTTACCCTCTTGCTCTTGTCAGAACACGCATGCAGGCTCAAG CCTCAGTGGAAGGAGCTCCACAGCTAAACATGGTCGGTCTCTTTCAAAGAATTATTGCTACAGAAGGAATCCAAGGACTTTATCGGGGCATAGCCCCTAATTTTATGAAAGTGCTTCCAGCTGTCAGCATCAGTTACGTTgtatatgaaaaaatgaaacagaatttggGAATAGcatga